One Prinia subflava isolate CZ2003 ecotype Zambia chromosome 8, Cam_Psub_1.2, whole genome shotgun sequence DNA window includes the following coding sequences:
- the TNFAIP8L1 gene encoding tumor necrosis factor alpha-induced protein 8-like protein 1 isoform X1 encodes MATREGRHGPSSRSSSSLPSSRFSSSLLPPAPLPRLPGAEMDSFSTKNLALQAQKKLLSKMATKTIANAFIDDTSSEILDELYRATKEYTHNRKEAQKIIKNLIKIVMKLGVLYRNGQFSPEELLVLERFRKKVHTLAMTAVSFHQIDFTFDRRVMSSALTECRDLLHQAVSGHLTAKSHSRINHVFNHFADYEFLSALYGPAEPYRTHLKRICEGVNKMLEEENI; translated from the exons ATGGCAACCCGCGAGGGCCGGCACGGGCCTTCCTCccgctcctcttcctcccttccttcctcccgCTTCTCTTCCTCGCTCCTTCCTCCCGCTCCTCTTCCTCGGCTCCCCGGCGCTG AGATGGACTCCTTCAGCACCAAGAACTTGGCCCTGCAGGCCCAGAAGAAGCTCCTGAGCAAAATGGCCACCAAGACCATCGCCAACGCCTTCATCGACGACACCAGCAGCGAGATCCTGGACGAGCTGTACCGGGCCACCAAGGAGTACACCCACAACCGCAAAGAGGCGCAGAAGATCATCAAAAACCTCATCAAGATCGTGATGAAGCTGGGGGTCCTCTACCGCAACGGGCAGTTCAGCCccgaggagctgctggtgctggagcgGTTCCGCAAGAAGGTTCACACGCTGGCCATGACGGCCGTCAGCTTCCACCAGATAGACTTCACCTTCGACCGCAGGGTGATGTCCAGCGCGCTCACCGAGTGCCGGGACCTGCTGCACCAGGCGGTCAGCGGGCACCTGACGGCCAAGTCGCACTCGCGCATCAACCACGTCTTCAACCACTTCGCGGACTACGAGTTCCTGTCGGCGCTGTACGGCCCGGCCGAGCCCTACCGCACCCACCTCAAGAGGATCTGCGAGGGCGTCAACAAgatgctggaggaggagaacatCTGA
- the TNFAIP8L1 gene encoding tumor necrosis factor alpha-induced protein 8-like protein 1 isoform X3 has protein sequence MEHGRCSEMDSFSTKNLALQAQKKLLSKMATKTIANAFIDDTSSEILDELYRATKEYTHNRKEAQKIIKNLIKIVMKLGVLYRNGQFSPEELLVLERFRKKVHTLAMTAVSFHQIDFTFDRRVMSSALTECRDLLHQAVSGHLTAKSHSRINHVFNHFADYEFLSALYGPAEPYRTHLKRICEGVNKMLEEENI, from the exons ATGGAGCACGGGCGGTGCTCAG AGATGGACTCCTTCAGCACCAAGAACTTGGCCCTGCAGGCCCAGAAGAAGCTCCTGAGCAAAATGGCCACCAAGACCATCGCCAACGCCTTCATCGACGACACCAGCAGCGAGATCCTGGACGAGCTGTACCGGGCCACCAAGGAGTACACCCACAACCGCAAAGAGGCGCAGAAGATCATCAAAAACCTCATCAAGATCGTGATGAAGCTGGGGGTCCTCTACCGCAACGGGCAGTTCAGCCccgaggagctgctggtgctggagcgGTTCCGCAAGAAGGTTCACACGCTGGCCATGACGGCCGTCAGCTTCCACCAGATAGACTTCACCTTCGACCGCAGGGTGATGTCCAGCGCGCTCACCGAGTGCCGGGACCTGCTGCACCAGGCGGTCAGCGGGCACCTGACGGCCAAGTCGCACTCGCGCATCAACCACGTCTTCAACCACTTCGCGGACTACGAGTTCCTGTCGGCGCTGTACGGCCCGGCCGAGCCCTACCGCACCCACCTCAAGAGGATCTGCGAGGGCGTCAACAAgatgctggaggaggagaacatCTGA
- the TNFAIP8L1 gene encoding tumor necrosis factor alpha-induced protein 8-like protein 1 isoform X2 encodes MLLLLPKIQWGEMDSFSTKNLALQAQKKLLSKMATKTIANAFIDDTSSEILDELYRATKEYTHNRKEAQKIIKNLIKIVMKLGVLYRNGQFSPEELLVLERFRKKVHTLAMTAVSFHQIDFTFDRRVMSSALTECRDLLHQAVSGHLTAKSHSRINHVFNHFADYEFLSALYGPAEPYRTHLKRICEGVNKMLEEENI; translated from the exons atgctcctcctcctgccaaaAATCCAATGGGGAG AGATGGACTCCTTCAGCACCAAGAACTTGGCCCTGCAGGCCCAGAAGAAGCTCCTGAGCAAAATGGCCACCAAGACCATCGCCAACGCCTTCATCGACGACACCAGCAGCGAGATCCTGGACGAGCTGTACCGGGCCACCAAGGAGTACACCCACAACCGCAAAGAGGCGCAGAAGATCATCAAAAACCTCATCAAGATCGTGATGAAGCTGGGGGTCCTCTACCGCAACGGGCAGTTCAGCCccgaggagctgctggtgctggagcgGTTCCGCAAGAAGGTTCACACGCTGGCCATGACGGCCGTCAGCTTCCACCAGATAGACTTCACCTTCGACCGCAGGGTGATGTCCAGCGCGCTCACCGAGTGCCGGGACCTGCTGCACCAGGCGGTCAGCGGGCACCTGACGGCCAAGTCGCACTCGCGCATCAACCACGTCTTCAACCACTTCGCGGACTACGAGTTCCTGTCGGCGCTGTACGGCCCGGCCGAGCCCTACCGCACCCACCTCAAGAGGATCTGCGAGGGCGTCAACAAgatgctggaggaggagaacatCTGA
- the TNFAIP8L1 gene encoding tumor necrosis factor alpha-induced protein 8-like protein 1 isoform X4, with the protein MDSFSTKNLALQAQKKLLSKMATKTIANAFIDDTSSEILDELYRATKEYTHNRKEAQKIIKNLIKIVMKLGVLYRNGQFSPEELLVLERFRKKVHTLAMTAVSFHQIDFTFDRRVMSSALTECRDLLHQAVSGHLTAKSHSRINHVFNHFADYEFLSALYGPAEPYRTHLKRICEGVNKMLEEENI; encoded by the coding sequence ATGGACTCCTTCAGCACCAAGAACTTGGCCCTGCAGGCCCAGAAGAAGCTCCTGAGCAAAATGGCCACCAAGACCATCGCCAACGCCTTCATCGACGACACCAGCAGCGAGATCCTGGACGAGCTGTACCGGGCCACCAAGGAGTACACCCACAACCGCAAAGAGGCGCAGAAGATCATCAAAAACCTCATCAAGATCGTGATGAAGCTGGGGGTCCTCTACCGCAACGGGCAGTTCAGCCccgaggagctgctggtgctggagcgGTTCCGCAAGAAGGTTCACACGCTGGCCATGACGGCCGTCAGCTTCCACCAGATAGACTTCACCTTCGACCGCAGGGTGATGTCCAGCGCGCTCACCGAGTGCCGGGACCTGCTGCACCAGGCGGTCAGCGGGCACCTGACGGCCAAGTCGCACTCGCGCATCAACCACGTCTTCAACCACTTCGCGGACTACGAGTTCCTGTCGGCGCTGTACGGCCCGGCCGAGCCCTACCGCACCCACCTCAAGAGGATCTGCGAGGGCGTCAACAAgatgctggaggaggagaacatCTGA
- the MYDGF gene encoding myeloid-derived growth factor, producing the protein MSRCRSAVPQLRRARAAAHTQHGRRAAAALAPAGRRSPRFLSKMAAPSGRSGRSSWAALVPAALLCLAARAAAGPGTAPGAAPSTAGFDVRPGGEVHSFSRGLGDFSCTFTYSAQGGTNEQWQMNVAVSEDSNGLFSCSIWRPQGKSYLFFTQFKAEVKGAKIEHAMAYSQAAVGAQSDVPLKQEEFEVTETAVSHREGKFRFELSKLEIVAKPARDEL; encoded by the exons ATGTCCCGCTGTCGCTCCGCGGTCCCGCAGCTCCGGCGCGCCCGGGCTGCTGCCCACACCCAACATGGCCGCCGTGCCGCCGCCGCGCTGGCCCCTGCCGGCCGCCGTAGCCCGCGCTTCCTCtccaagatggcggcgcccagTGGGAGGAGCGGCCGGAGCTCGTGGGCCGCGCTGGTACCcgcagccctgctgtgcctggcgGCCCGAGCGGCCGCAGGaccgggcacggccccgggcGCGGCCCCGAGCACGGCCGGGTTCGACGTGCGGCCCGGCGGGGAGGTTCATTCCTTCTCCCGGGGCCTG GGGGATTTCAGCTGCACCTTCACCTACTCAGCCCAGGGCGGCACAAACGAG CAGTGGCAGATGAACGTCGCAGTGAGCGAGGACAGCAACGGGctcttctcctgctccatctgGAG GCCCCAAGGGAAGTCTTATCTCTTCTTTACCCAGTTTAAAGCTGAAGTGAAAGGAGCCAAGATAGAGCATGCCATGGCTTAT tctcaggctgctgtgggtgcCCAGAGCGACGTCCCCTTAAAACAGGAGGAGTTTGAAGTCACTGAAACAGCAG tgTCTCACAGGGAAGGCAAGTTCCGCTTCGAGCTGTCCAAACTCGAGATCGTAGCAAAACCCGCCCGTGACGAGCTGTGA